One segment of Danaus plexippus chromosome 10, MEX_DaPlex, whole genome shotgun sequence DNA contains the following:
- the LOC116767092 gene encoding ras-related and estrogen-regulated growth inhibitor-like protein, protein MKMTVNRIRVVVLGSPRSGKSAVVVRYLTKRYIGEYSSTGDFLYQHRVAFDGAVSEVEILDTSNCAIRGCLGEHIRWGDAFAVVYSVCERRSFLAAAEILSLLERTRLPSCAAVTLLGNKRDLEHAREVHADEGQELSLRFGCQFYEVSAAESCAGAALAFHALLREARALALLLPAPRRKLAAYSVSKVIGTIFGKNSKSVRKKRPSLSI, encoded by the exons ATGAAGATGACTGTAAATCGCATAAGGGTAGTTGTTCTTGGGAGTCCTAGAAGCGGAAAATCAg CAGTGGTAGTGCGCTATCTAACAAAACGCTATATCGGAGAATACAGCTCAACAGGAG ATTTCCTGTATCAACACCGTGTTGCCTTTGATGGCGCTGTTTCGGAGGTTGAGATACTGGACACGTCTAATTGCGcg ATTCGTGGTTGTCTAGGAGAGCACATACGTTGGGGGGATGCCTTCGCCGTCGTTTACTCTGTCTGTGAGCGACGATCGTTCCTTGCGGCAGCAGAGATACTATCGTTGTTAGAAAGGACCCGCCTGCCCAGCTGTGCTGCTGTCACACTATTGGGCAACAAACGTGACCTCGAACACGCCAG GGAGGTCCATGCGGATGAGGGTCAAGAGCTGTCGTTGCGTTTCGGATGCCAGTTCTACGAGGTGTCTGCGGCGGAGTCGTGTGCTGGCGCCGCCCTCGCCTTCCACGCTCTGCTGAGAGAGGCGCGAGCGTTGGCTCTCTTACTGCCAGCGCCCAGGCGGAAACTGGCTGCCTACTCCGTCTCTAAG GTAATCGGAACGATATTCGGAAAGAACAGTAAAAGCGTACGAAAGAAACGACCATCGCTTagcatttaa